Genomic window (bacterium):
CGCCTGACAGCATTGCATCACGCGCCGCCGTTGACGACCTTGTCAGCGGCGGCGTCGTGTTGTTGGACCCGCCGCCTCACCGCTCACCCTCGTCCGAGAGGCGTCCATGCCCCACGTTCTGCTGGACCAATTGCCGGCGCTGACCTTGGCCGACGGCGTCGTCGCCCGGGTCGCCGCATCCCTGAATATGAGCATCGCGCATGTCCATCTGGCCGCCGGCGCGCGATTGCCGCGCCATGACCATCCCCATGAACAGGTGGTCAACGTGGTCGACGGCGAATTGGAACTGACCGTGGAAGGACAGCCGTTCCGACTACGGCGGGGCGAAGTCTACATCCTGCCGCCGCACATTCCCCATTCCGCCCATGCTGTCACCGACTGCTATGTCATCGATGTCTTCCATCCGGTGCGCGAAGACTTCCGCGCCGCCTCCTTGACCGGCTACCCCCAACCGGGAGGTAAGACAGCTTGAGCCGGATCGTGATGCTTGTTACCATGTCCCCTGATCCGATGGTGTACGCTCGCGATAAGGAGCTCCCTGCGACATGCTGACTGCTTACATCTACACGGCTGTCATTATCGGCGGTGCGGCGGTCTTGGCGCTTGAGCTGCTCGGC
Coding sequences:
- a CDS encoding cupin domain-containing protein, encoding MPHVLLDQLPALTLADGVVARVAASLNMSIAHVHLAAGARLPRHDHPHEQVVNVVDGELELTVEGQPFRLRRGEVYILPPHIPHSAHAVTDCYVIDVFHPVREDFRAASLTGYPQPGGKTA